Within Candidatus Thorarchaeota archaeon, the genomic segment TGCTGCTGTGATCTCTGCGACAGAATGGCCTTTCGCGCTTGCCTCTGGTATCAGGTGAGCATTGACATTTGGACCACTATCGATCCATTCGCCTTCCTCCTCCAGTTTGCATGTGGCCTTCAGGAGAGTCACACCATCCCGAACAACCTTTGCTACTAATGTGTCGTCCTCGAGTTCTAATGAGGTTTCTGCGATTTTACGTGGATATCCCCAGATTTCTCGCCCGGCCGCTAAGGCCACATCAGTATTGACCCAGTCGTGCACGAAGTACACTCCCACTTCTTCTTCACCGGACTCGGGATTGTCAAAGATGCATTGAGCAAGAACGGATCCTTCAGTAAAAGTTCCTGTTTCTCTACATGGTTGTTCCGCAAAGAGCAGAGCCATCAGTGGCATATCTGGTGGCCTGAGTGGTGCTGGGAGTATACCTGCGAGTGACTCCTCTGGTGCGTAGAAGAGGGCAAGGAATAATCTCGCATCATCATAATGATATGGTGGTGGTGGATACAGGGGACTTGTCAGCGGTGTACTAAATTGTTCTTTCAATTGTTTACCTCCCTTAGAGATTGATTTTCTTGAATACTGCAGGCCAGATGAATACGCCAATGACCACGACTGTGAAGTATCTGACAGCTCTTAGCCATACTTTGGCTGACGGAAGCAATGGGCTGAGACCTATCATTATTCCAAGGACCAGTACAAATCCTATGATTGCACGTAATGCGAGTCGCCACCTCTGACCATTTGGAGCCTCTGTATCAAACCCAACATACCGCTCTTCTAGTGGAAATGCCACCGCCAATCCCATGGTCAGGCCTCCCAGAGCACCAAAGTTGTCACCAGGAGGGAGCGGGATCAGATAAGTGGTTATGAATGTGATCAAAAATCCAATGAGGAAGAGTGTCAGATATAGATACTCTGAACGAAATCTCCCAAAGAATTCGGTGAGAGGTTGTTGGAGTCTGTATAATACTGCTAAGAGTACAAATCCGATCGCCCATCCAATGAGAATGTCTTCCAGATAGTGAACTCCAAGATACACCCTTGAGATCCCTATCAACACGATCAGGACAAGCGAGGTGATTGTGATCCACAGGTTCTTTGACTTGAGGGAGATCCACCCAAAGAGCATTGATGTGTTCTGCGCATGGCCACTGGGAGTACTATAGTTGGTGGCCTCTACACCGGGATACCAATTAGTCGGATCTGGTCGAGGATTGGCGATGGCCAATTTGATGAGGTAGTTCGAAACTACTGCTGCAAGTAGCACATAAGCCAGCACCATGGACTCACGTTTTCT encodes:
- a CDS encoding acetoacetate decarboxylase family protein, giving the protein MKEQFSTPLTSPLYPPPPYHYDDARLFLALFYAPEESLAGILPAPLRPPDMPLMALLFAEQPCRETGTFTEGSVLAQCIFDNPESGEEEVGVYFVHDWVNTDVALAAGREIWGYPRKIAETSLELEDDTLVAKVVRDGVTLLKATCKLEEEGEWIDSGPNVNAHLIPEASAKGHSVAEITAAFLEYTIKNGRSGDVEIEIQSGPRDDLSPIMIDGTMVGLYFDTDIVVPPAKVISKIQL
- a CDS encoding phosphatase PAP2 family protein; amino-acid sequence: MFFDPGVTDLLRDLMPWAGLFFRAITELGSELFFVGFILTGFWVYRKRESMVLAYVLLAAVVSNYLIKLAIANPRPDPTNWYPGVEATNYSTPSGHAQNTSMLFGWISLKSKNLWITITSLVLIVLIGISRVYLGVHYLEDILIGWAIGFVLLAVLYRLQQPLTEFFGRFRSEYLYLTLFLIGFLITFITTYLIPLPPGDNFGALGGLTMGLAVAFPLEERYVGFDTEAPNGQRWRLALRAIIGFVLVLGIMIGLSPLLPSAKVWLRAVRYFTVVVIGVFIWPAVFKKINL